The Juglans microcarpa x Juglans regia isolate MS1-56 chromosome 2S, Jm3101_v1.0, whole genome shotgun sequence genome has a window encoding:
- the LOC121251471 gene encoding peroxidase 3-like, with product MYMIDVASYKRSSNCSNSGLTMGVMRYVAIIFIGVLGSVVCSEAQLQLGFYSQSCPKAEKIVQNFVHEHIHNAPSLAAAFIRMHFHDCFVRGCDASLLLNTTSSNQAEKSGGPNLSLRGFDFIDRVKSLLEAECPGIVSCADTVALVARDSVVATGGPFWKVPTGRRDGTISMASEALANIPAPTSNFSNLQTLFGNQGLDLKDLVLLSGAHTIGITRCSSISNRLYNFTGVGDQDPALDSEYAANLKARKCKTPTDNTTLLEMDPGSHRTFDLSYYSLLLKRRGIFQSDAALTTNPTSKSYITQLLQGPLEDFHSEFAKSMEKMGRVNVKTGTEGEIRKHCAVVNS from the exons ATGTACATGATTGACGTTGCTTCCTACAAAAGATCAAGTAATTGCAGTAATTCAGGCTTGACAATGGGAGTGATGCGTTATGTTGCTATCATATTCATTGGTGTCCTAGGATCTGTAGTTTGTTCAGAAGCTCAACTGCAGCTGGGTTTTTACTCTCAGAGCTGCCCAAAAGCCGAGAAGATTGTTCAAAACTTCGTCCATGAACACATCCATAATGCTCCATCGTTGGCAGCTGCCTTCATAAGAATGCACTTCCATGACTGCTTTGTCAGG GGTTGTGATGCATCTTTGCTTCTGAACACGACGTCGAGCAACCAAGCTGAGAAGTCTGGCGGTCCAAATCTATCGCTCAGAGGTTTTGACTTCATTGACAGAGTGAAGAGCCTTCTTGAAGCCGAATGTCCTGGCATAGTTTCTTGTGCAGATACAGTTGCTTTGGTTGCAAGAGATTCTGTTGTGGCCACT GGAGGGCCATTTTGGAAAGTTCCCACTGGTCGAAGAGATGGGACAATCTCAATGGCCTCAGAAGCGCTGGccaacatcccagctccaactAGCAACTTCTCCAACCTCCAAACACTCTTTGGTAACCAGGGTCTTGATTTAAAAGACTTGGTCTTGCTTTCTG GAGCTCACACCATTGGCATTACTCGTTGTTCATCCATCTCTAACCGACTCTACAATTTCACTGGGGTGGGAGATCAGGACCCAGCTCTGGACAGTGAATATGCTGCCAATCTCAAGGCAAGAAAGTGCAAAACTCCTACTGATAATACAACCCTTCTTGAAATGGATCCAGGAAGCCACAGAACATTTGACCTTAGCTACTACAGTCTCCTGCTAAAGAGAAGGGGTATATTCCAATCAGATGCAGCTTTAACTACCAACCCCACTTCTAAGTCTTATATCACCCAACTGCTTCAAGGACCGCTTGAAGATTTCCACTCCGAGTTTGCCAAGTCTATGGAGAAAATGGGTCGGGTCAACGTTAAGACCGGGACAGAGGGCGAGATAAGAAAGCACTGTGCAGTGGTTAAtagctga
- the LOC121252546 gene encoding traB domain-containing protein, with product MTRLTRLLSPINSAGSLTSSSSFSFTTRVWDTVSVRRASSYTQNYFSAIAPGSRKPHSPHPPMDPHAPPAEGEDFVHIDNPVADDNLSESIVNVEEPPPRDDDACDGDVSASNEADSSEQRKILPEELSRSVLVLSCDSAAEGGVCDVYLVGTAHVSQESCKEVQAVISFMKPQVVFLELCSSRVAVLTPQNIKVPTMGEMVDMWKKKHNIFGILYSWFLAKVASKLEVFPGSEFRVAYEEAMKYGGRVILGDRPVQITLRRTWAKMPLWHKIKLLYSLLFQAVFLPSPEDLNRMLKEMDDVDMLTLVIQEMSKEFPTLMETLVHERDQYMSSTLLRIASEHSSVVAVVGKGHLQGIKKNWKQPVGVKDLMTMPSQKSAISTAKILTSLGVAVAGVGIISGIYLMIKK from the exons ATGACTCGCTTAACTCGCCTGCTTTCCCCAATCAACTCGGCCGGGTCACTCACTTCCTCATCCTCCTTCAGCTTCACCACTAGAGTCTGGGACACTGTTTCTGTCCGTCGTGCCAGCTCGTATACCCAAAATTACTTCTCAGCCATTGCCCCCGGCAGCCGGAAACCCCACTCTCCCCATCCGCCCATGGACCCCCACGCGCCCCCAGCCGAAGGCGAGGACTTCGTCCACATCGACAACCCTGTCGCTGACGATAACTTGAGCGAGAGCATCGTTAATGTCGAGGAGCCGCCGCCGAGAGATGATGATGCGTGTGACGGGGACGTTTCCGCAAGTAACGAAGCCGATTCCTCGGAGCAGAGGAAGATACTTCCAGAGGAGCTCTCGAGAAGCGTGCTGGTTCTTTCTTGCGATTCTGCCGCCGAGGGTGGTGTCTGCGACGTCTACCTGGTTGGCACCGCTCACGTGTCTCAG GAATCATGCAAAGAAGTACAAGCTGTAATCAGTTTTATGAAACCACAG GTTGTTTTCTTAGAACTATGCTCGAGCCGTGTGGCAGTACTTACCCCTCAGAATATAAAG GTACCAACCATGGGAGAAATGGTAGACATGTGGAAGAAAAAGCACAACATATTCGGAATACTTTACAGCTGGTTTCTTGCCAAG GTTGCCAGTAAGCTAGAGGTTTTCCCTGGTTCTGAGTTTCGTGTGGCATATGAAGAAGCAATGAAATATGGGGGCAGGGTGATTCTGGGGGACCGTCCTGTACAG ATTACATTGCGGAGGACTTGGGCAAAAATGCCATTGTGGCATAAGATAAAACTACTCTACTCCTTACTTTTTCAAGCAGTATTTTTACCAAGCCCTGAGGATCTGAATAGAATG CTAAAGGAAATGGATGATGTTGACATGCTGACTCTTGTGATTCAAGAAATGAGCAAGGAGTTCCCTACTCTAATGGAGACCCTTGTACATGAGCGAGATCA GTACATGTCATCGACATTACTAAGAATTGCTAGTGAGCATAGTTCAGTTGTAGCAGTTGTTGGGAAGGGACATCTGCAAGGAATCAAGAAGAATTGGAAGCAGCCTGTTGGG GTGAAGGATCTGATGACGATGCCTTCTCAAAAATCAGCTATATCTACAGCGAAAATCCTCACATCTCTTGGAGTTGCAGTTGCTGGGGTGGGCATAATTTCGGGCATCTATCTTATGATCAAGAAATAG